The following proteins are encoded in a genomic region of Paraburkholderia sp. BL23I1N1:
- a CDS encoding ATP synthase subunit I: MAVKTSNQAPKNGRDDHRAERTVSDASTGQHVTTDDAWDVEQQDNNIVPLTRAEAEKLFGSNVSRPSRVTPFKVVAAQMVLSLGATLVWWLFYKPPGDAALSAFLGGAICWVPSALFAARLRTLSGAETAMSWMIGEALKMGTTIAMFVAIAFWYHDVRWVPLLVTYLIALKTYWIALAWR; this comes from the coding sequence ATGGCGGTTAAAACGTCGAATCAAGCGCCGAAGAATGGGCGTGACGACCACCGCGCTGAACGCACCGTTTCCGATGCGTCCACCGGTCAGCACGTTACAACTGACGATGCGTGGGATGTCGAGCAACAAGATAACAATATCGTTCCGCTCACCCGGGCCGAGGCTGAAAAGCTGTTTGGTTCGAATGTGAGTCGTCCATCGCGCGTTACGCCTTTCAAGGTCGTGGCGGCGCAAATGGTTTTGTCCCTGGGTGCTACGCTCGTGTGGTGGCTTTTTTACAAGCCGCCGGGCGATGCTGCGCTGTCCGCGTTCCTGGGGGGAGCGATCTGCTGGGTGCCGAGCGCGTTGTTCGCGGCACGGCTTAGAACGCTGAGCGGCGCCGAAACAGCGATGAGCTGGATGATCGGCGAAGCGCTCAAGATGGGGACAACGATCGCGATGTTTGTAGCTATCGCTTTCTGGTATCACGACGTACGCTGGGTGCCGCTGCTTGTGACCTACCTCATCGCGCTCAAGACGTACTGGATCGCCTTGGCGTGGCGCTAA